A genomic region of Miscanthus floridulus cultivar M001 chromosome 3, ASM1932011v1, whole genome shotgun sequence contains the following coding sequences:
- the LOC136546974 gene encoding F-box protein At1g61340-like: MAIGQGDAKKGSLATSLSFSNCRSSTRIFGRKRVAVSPTPGSRSPHSPVRTLRKQRSVRFHMDDAVNLIESLPQDVLIKILCKVNHSDLRQLLLVSKPVNEATTVARELHFKFSTPSAKSVFRDEETGGGDDGPGAPKQRRVARSRLRGKNLEGIAVNLSASFESLLSEV; the protein is encoded by the exons ATGGCAATTGGACAGGGCGACGCGAAGAAGGGCTCTCTTGCCACGAGCTTGAGCTTCTCAAACTGCAGGAGCAGCACAAGAATCTTCGGGAGGAAGAGAGTCGCCGTCTCGCCGACTCCGGGCTCCCGGAGCCCGCACTCGCCGGTGCGCACCCTGCGCAAACAGCGCAGCGTCCGGTTCCACATGGACGACGCCGTCAACCTCATTGAGTCGCTGCCGCAAGATGTTCTG ATTAAAATCCTGTGTAAGGTGAACCACAGTGACCTGAGGCAGCTCCTCCTGGTGTCAAAACCAGTCAACGAAGCA ACAACTGTTGCTAGAGAGCTGCATTTCAAGTTTTCAACGCCGTCGGCGAAGTCTGTTTTTAGAGACGAGGaaaccggcggcggcgacgacggcccCGGCGCGCCCAAGCAACGCAGGGTTGCAAGGTCGCGCTTGCGGGGCAAGAACCTGGAGGGCATCGCCGTCAACCTGTCGGCGTCGTTCGAGAGCTTGCTCTCCGAGGTCTAG
- the LOC136544450 gene encoding uncharacterized protein, translated as MRRLGLSPTGGEHLRVTVANGDHLACEGIAHDVPIRISDEDLAITCVGLSLGAFDFILGFDFIRTLGPMLWDCDALTLSFWQNGRRVTWQGVPGPRAPTPQQVVAAVAADPRLPLLDRLLLQYDDIFAEPTGLPPQCSYNHCIHLLPGTAPMAVCPYRYPQLQKDELERQCAEMLAQGIIRPSTSPFSASVLLVRKADNS; from the coding sequence ATGCGCCGCCTCGGTCTCTCTCCAACTGGTGGCGAGCATCTACGTGTCACGGTGGCCAATGGTGATCATCTGGCATGCGAAGGGATCGCACATGATGTGCCCATCCGTATCAGCGACGAGGACCTCGCCATCACATGCGTCGGCCTCAGCTTGGGTGCCTTCGACTTCATCCTCGGCTTCGACTTCATCCGAACACTGGGGCCCATGCTGTGGGATTGCGACGCTCTCACGCTGTCGTTCTGGCAGAACGGACGTCGCGTCACGTGGCAGGGGGTGCCCGGGCCGAGGGCGCCCACCCCCCAACAGGTTGTGGCCGCGGTCGCGGCTGACCCGCGACTGCCGCTGCTGGACCGTCTCCTCCTGCAGTACGACGACATCTTCGCCGAGCCCACGGGGCTCCCTCCGCAGTGCTCGTACAACCACTGCATCCACCTGCTTCCCGGGACTGCGCCGATGGCAGTGTGCCCCTACCGCTACCCGCAATTACAGAAGGATGAGCTCGAGCGTCAGTGTGCTGAGATGCTAGCCCAGGGCATTATTCGGCCCAGCACCTCGCCGTTCTCCGCCTCGGTCCTCCTTGTTCGCAAGGCGGACAACTCCTAG